From Penaeus vannamei isolate JL-2024 chromosome 12, ASM4276789v1, whole genome shotgun sequence, the proteins below share one genomic window:
- the LOC138863471 gene encoding uncharacterized protein — MDVLKQIHRKYNIYHRYSILPLLLLIPSVVILIADTRRPQELKIKYITKSSRNLATCQRMFSLPRRSRLGPSSQGENPLDTGVHRPPWLTSDEYRSMGRSLLRSMREDAVKNNLSSPFSERNQENILRPFMGKYPFIPCSLRHYNVNGFNTCLSRRLDEKPSLDIIFIGDSKIRNIFGSFLNATRPMEYNISFLKETGDVKQFIQQPWDEFQATQDIQTVHQTDQVATSAVFPGFRVTFRFSQFFSAALFRVSEERKLLLAWINGSLPPPDLVVIGYGSWTLYSPQYLNSPMDNLNPLSGLLRIHQLVSPLLQKLSRKTLVLFHAESRQRPLPPWQTLIPATQLARLGMFTDGLYDWSEMMIRYFLEKRSRDLWDQVRLLGRKNLDGEDAEGVWWWDSTLPYHSATVLECNDLQRRNLTHREEYRDPRNNCGDQVHAGGNTRYLEVIMLLNLLCNSHMASEGHFCCS, encoded by the exons ATGGATGTCTTGAAGCAGATACATCGGAAGTACAATATATATCACAGGTACTCAATACTTCCTCTGCTCCTGCTTATTCCATCGGTTGTGATACTGATAGCTGATACACGGCGTCCACAAGAATTAAAAATCAAATACATCACGAAGTCCTCGAGAAACCTTGCAACATGTCAGCGCATGTTCTCCCTGCCTCGAAGGAGCAGACTCGGTCCTTCGTCCCAGGGTGAAAATCCACTAGACACGGGGGTTCACAGACCACCTTGGTTGACGTCTGACGAGTACCGCTCCATGGGGCGTTCGTTGCTTCGTTCCATGCGGGAAGATGCCGTCAAGAATAACTTGTCAAGTCCTTTCAGCGAGAGGAACCAGGAAAATATTTTACGACCGTTCATGGGTAAATACCCTTTCATTCCGTGTTCACTCCGTCACTATAATGTTAACGGTTTCAATACCTGTCTATCCAGACGGCTGGACGAGAAACCGTCTCTTGACATTATCTTCATTGGAGACTCAAAGATAAGAAACATCTTTGGTTCTTTCTTGAACGCAACTCGACCCATGGAGTACAATATATCATTTCTG aaagagacaggagacgTAAAACAGTTCATTCAGCAACCATGGGACGAATTCCAAGCCACGCAGGACATTCAAACTGTGCACCAGACTGATCAGGTTGCCACGTCAGCCGTATTTCCTGGCTTTCGTGTCACATTCAG ATTTTCTCAGTTCTTTTCGGCGGCTCTGTTCCGCGTATCCGAAGAAAGAAAGCTTCTGCTGGCCTGGATTAATGGCTCGCTGCCTCCCCCAGATTTGGTCGTTATAG GTTATGGCTCGTGGACTCTCTACTCTCCGCAGTACCTCAATAGTCCCATGGACAACCTGAACCCTCTCAGCGGCCTTCTGAGAATTCATCAGCTGGTGAGTCCGCTTCTGCAGAAACTGTCTCGCAAGACCTTGGTGTTGTTTCACGCCGAGTCTCGCCAGCGGCCGCTCCCGCCGTGGCAGACGCTCATACCAGCAACGCAGCTCGCTCGGTTGGGCATGTTCACCGACGGCCTCTACGACTGGAGTGAGATGATGATAAGGTATTTCCTCGAAAAGCGCTCTCGGGATCTTTGGGACCAAGTGCGTTTGCTAGGAAGAAAGAATCTTGACGGCGAGGACGCAGAGGGAGTATGGTGGTGGGACTCGACTCTCCCCTACCACTCCGCTACCGTCCTTGAGTGCAACGACCTGCAGCGCCGCAACCTGACGCATCGGGAGGAATACCGCGACCCTCGCAACAACTGCGGGGATCAGGTACATGCCGGAGGCAACACGCGCTACCTCGAAGTTATCATGCTGCTCAATCTTCTGTGTAACTCCCACATGGCGAGCGAGGGTCATTTCTGCTGCAGCTGA